One stretch of Streptomyces sp. A2-16 DNA includes these proteins:
- a CDS encoding alpha/beta fold hydrolase: MLPWKRLLRPLAALLLTAAVAVVPAAGVAQAADAPSSGWNDYSCKPSAAHPRPVVLVHGTFANSVDNWLALAPYLENRDYCVFSFDYGQLPGVPLFHGLGPIDKSAEQLKTFVDKVLAATGAPETDLVGHSQGGLMPRYYLKFLGGAAKVNALVGIAPDNHGTTLSGITNLLPWFPGIQDLLTTHTPALADQVVGSPFLTKLNEGGDTVPGVKYTVLATKYDEVVTPYRSQFLSGADVRNVLLQDLCPLDLSEHAAIGLFDRIAFHEVANALDPAHATATTCASALS, from the coding sequence ATGCTGCCCTGGAAACGACTGCTCAGACCCCTCGCCGCCCTGCTCCTGACCGCCGCGGTCGCCGTCGTCCCCGCCGCCGGAGTCGCCCAGGCCGCCGATGCCCCGAGCAGCGGCTGGAACGACTACTCCTGCAAGCCCTCCGCCGCCCACCCCCGCCCCGTCGTCCTCGTCCACGGCACCTTCGCGAACTCCGTGGACAACTGGCTGGCCCTCGCCCCCTACCTGGAGAACCGCGACTACTGCGTCTTCTCCTTCGACTACGGCCAGCTGCCCGGCGTGCCCCTCTTCCACGGCCTCGGCCCCATCGACAAGTCCGCGGAGCAGTTGAAGACCTTCGTCGACAAGGTGCTCGCCGCCACCGGCGCCCCCGAGACCGACCTCGTCGGTCACTCCCAGGGCGGCCTGATGCCCCGCTACTACCTCAAGTTCCTCGGCGGAGCCGCCAAGGTGAACGCCCTCGTCGGCATCGCGCCCGACAACCACGGCACCACCCTGTCCGGCATCACCAACCTGCTGCCCTGGTTCCCGGGCATCCAGGACCTGCTCACCACCCACACGCCCGCCCTCGCCGACCAGGTCGTCGGCTCGCCCTTCCTCACCAAGCTCAACGAGGGCGGCGACACCGTCCCCGGCGTCAAGTACACCGTCCTCGCCACCAAGTACGACGAGGTCGTCACGCCGTACCGGAGCCAGTTCCTCAGCGGGGCGGACGTGCGCAACGTCCTGCTGCAGGACCTGTGTCCGCTCGACCTCTCCGAACACGCGGCCATCGGGCTGTTCGACCGGATCGCCTTCCACGAGGTGGCCAACGCCCTCGACCCGGCCCACGCCACCGCCACCACCTGCGCTTCGGCGCTGAGTTGA
- a CDS encoding GntR family transcriptional regulator, translating into MTLKIHIDDSAPPYEQVRVQISEQARAGVLPVGYRLPTVRGLAESLGLAANTVAKAYRALESDGVIETRGRNGTFVAAAGSAAERELASAAQAYVERARRLGLTEKDALAAVRDALRAAYGQG; encoded by the coding sequence GTGACCTTGAAGATCCACATCGACGACAGTGCGCCGCCGTACGAGCAGGTGCGGGTGCAGATCTCCGAGCAGGCGCGGGCGGGGGTGCTCCCCGTGGGGTACCGGCTGCCGACCGTGCGGGGGCTCGCCGAGTCGCTCGGGCTCGCCGCGAACACCGTCGCCAAGGCGTACCGGGCGCTGGAGAGCGACGGGGTGATCGAGACGCGGGGCCGCAACGGCACGTTCGTGGCCGCCGCCGGCTCGGCCGCGGAACGGGAACTGGCGTCGGCCGCCCAGGCCTACGTCGAGCGGGCCCGGCGGCTGGGACTCACGGAGAAGGACGCCCTGGCGGCCGTACGGGACGCGCTGCGGGCGGCCTACGGGCAGGGCTGA
- a CDS encoding class I SAM-dependent methyltransferase, with translation MTQNSDGRGGASDVDWDAEAASFDEEPDHGLRDPEVRSAWAERLRGWLPERASDVLDLGCGTGSLSLLAAEQGHRVTGVDRSPAMVELARAKLAGRDAVFLVGDAAVPPVGEQRFDVVLVRHVLWALPDPGRVLRRWWGLLRPGGRLVLVEGVWGAFGIPADVVSGLAEPLGGRVLVERLSGDSLLWGKDVDDERYAVTVRSD, from the coding sequence ATGACGCAGAACAGTGACGGCAGGGGTGGGGCTTCGGACGTGGACTGGGACGCCGAGGCGGCGTCCTTCGACGAGGAGCCGGACCACGGGTTGCGGGACCCGGAGGTGCGCTCCGCCTGGGCCGAGCGGCTGCGGGGGTGGCTGCCGGAGAGAGCGTCCGACGTCCTCGACCTCGGGTGCGGGACCGGGAGCCTGTCGCTCCTCGCGGCCGAGCAGGGACACCGGGTGACCGGGGTGGATCGCTCTCCGGCCATGGTGGAGCTGGCCCGCGCGAAGCTCGCCGGGCGTGACGCGGTGTTCCTCGTCGGTGACGCCGCGGTGCCGCCGGTGGGGGAGCAGCGGTTCGACGTCGTCCTCGTACGGCATGTGCTGTGGGCCCTGCCGGATCCCGGGCGCGTGCTGCGGCGGTGGTGGGGGCTGTTGCGGCCGGGTGGGCGGCTGGTGCTGGTGGAGGGGGTGTGGGGGGCGTTCGGGATACCGGCGGACGTGGTGAGCGGCTTGGCGGAGCCGCTCGGGGGACGTGTGCTGGTCGAGCGGCTCTCGGGGGATTCCCTGTTGTGGGGGAAGGACGTGGACGACGAGCGGTACGCGGTGACGGTGAGGAGCGACTAG
- a CDS encoding DUF72 domain-containing protein codes for MALFVGTSGWQYKDWRDVLYPVGVPVRSWLEEYAAHFPTVEINNAFYRLPSRETFEAWRERVPADFVVAVKASRYLTHIKRLKDPEEPVHRLMGHAEGLGGRLGPVLLQLPPTLRADPELLDACLACFPSSARVAVEPRHESWWTPKTREVLENRGAALCWADVRARPVTPLWRTADWGYVRFHEGRARAWPHYGRRSLETWAERIGQTWAGDEDVYAYFNNDPNGAAVRNAKTFTALSRPAP; via the coding sequence ATGGCCCTGTTCGTCGGCACGTCGGGGTGGCAGTACAAGGACTGGCGGGACGTCCTCTACCCCGTCGGCGTTCCCGTGCGGTCGTGGCTCGAGGAGTACGCGGCGCACTTCCCGACGGTCGAGATCAACAACGCCTTCTACCGGCTGCCGAGCCGGGAGACCTTCGAGGCGTGGCGGGAGCGGGTGCCGGCGGACTTCGTGGTGGCGGTGAAGGCGAGCCGGTACCTGACCCACATCAAGCGGCTCAAGGACCCCGAGGAGCCGGTGCACCGCCTGATGGGCCACGCGGAGGGGCTGGGCGGCCGGCTGGGCCCGGTGCTGCTGCAACTGCCCCCGACCCTGCGCGCCGACCCGGAACTGCTGGACGCCTGCCTGGCCTGCTTCCCGTCGTCGGCCCGGGTCGCGGTGGAACCGCGCCACGAGTCCTGGTGGACGCCGAAGACCCGCGAGGTGCTGGAGAACCGCGGCGCGGCCCTGTGCTGGGCCGACGTCCGCGCCCGCCCGGTGACCCCGCTGTGGCGCACCGCCGACTGGGGGTACGTCCGCTTCCACGAGGGCCGCGCACGGGCCTGGCCGCACTACGGCAGGCGGTCGCTGGAGACCTGGGCCGAGCGGATCGGGCAGACCTGGGCCGGGGACGAGGACGTGTACGCGTACTTCAACAACGACCCGAACGGGGCCGCCGTACGGAACGCCAAGACGTTCACCGCTCTTTCCCGGCCCGCCCCGTGA
- a CDS encoding xylan 1,4-beta-xylosidase encodes MGRHEWYSGARRWRLTALLGVGAVALALIVTLLNTLPGGGAGTDGTSRNGDKVHGTPTSTPDADTPDVGWGFTHTQFSADEGSSAATERVEGMLADTGGLPQNQHIMGWGADNPEPVKGRYDFEDLDRRIDFIRASGSTPIVTLCCAPDWMKGGEAGVGNTDWSKASLETAPEPAHFKDYAALAATVAKRYPDVRHFIVWNEFKGFWNDAKARWDYEGYTQLYNLVYKALKKVNPKIMVGGPYLVMDSVDPRSEDASSTFKGPWGAMDQRILDAFDYWNRNKAGADFVVVDGSSYTNDDELLPNEFAATDKFTAVSRWVRQQTGNLPLWWAEYYVEPADSRDEREGWSEDRRVAVQAAGMIALAKGGTTSALYWNPENEKGTACAGCLWTPTDNGSGGRKLPMFDLLSRFSKAFAPGSTYENVSVAADDVPNVRVLATDRTVLVVNTLNRQISAEIDGKRFEMGAYEVKWLTR; translated from the coding sequence ATGGGACGTCATGAGTGGTATTCGGGGGCACGGCGGTGGCGGCTCACCGCTCTGCTCGGGGTGGGAGCGGTGGCCCTTGCGCTGATCGTGACCCTCCTCAACACGCTTCCGGGCGGCGGTGCGGGCACCGACGGCACCTCGCGCAACGGCGACAAGGTCCACGGCACACCGACGAGCACACCGGACGCGGACACCCCGGACGTCGGCTGGGGCTTCACGCACACCCAGTTCAGCGCCGACGAGGGCAGCTCCGCGGCCACCGAGCGCGTGGAGGGAATGCTGGCCGACACCGGCGGGCTTCCGCAGAACCAGCACATCATGGGCTGGGGCGCCGACAACCCCGAGCCGGTCAAGGGGCGTTACGACTTCGAGGACCTGGACCGGCGCATCGACTTCATCCGCGCCTCCGGCTCCACGCCGATCGTGACCCTGTGCTGCGCGCCGGACTGGATGAAGGGCGGCGAGGCGGGCGTCGGCAACACCGACTGGAGCAAGGCGTCACTGGAGACCGCGCCGGAGCCCGCGCACTTCAAGGACTACGCGGCGCTCGCCGCGACCGTCGCCAAGCGCTACCCGGACGTACGCCACTTCATCGTCTGGAACGAGTTCAAGGGCTTCTGGAACGACGCGAAGGCCCGCTGGGACTACGAGGGCTACACCCAGCTCTACAACCTGGTCTACAAGGCGCTGAAGAAGGTCAACCCCAAGATCATGGTGGGTGGGCCGTATCTCGTGATGGACAGCGTCGACCCGCGCTCCGAGGACGCCTCCAGCACCTTCAAGGGCCCCTGGGGCGCGATGGACCAGCGGATCCTCGACGCGTTCGACTACTGGAACAGGAACAAGGCCGGCGCCGACTTCGTGGTCGTGGACGGCTCCAGCTACACCAACGACGACGAGCTGCTGCCGAACGAGTTCGCGGCCACCGACAAGTTCACCGCGGTGAGCCGGTGGGTGCGGCAGCAGACCGGGAACCTGCCGCTGTGGTGGGCCGAGTACTACGTCGAGCCCGCCGACAGCAGGGACGAACGCGAGGGCTGGTCCGAGGACCGCCGGGTCGCGGTGCAGGCCGCCGGAATGATCGCGCTGGCCAAGGGCGGCACCACGTCCGCCCTCTACTGGAACCCGGAGAACGAGAAGGGCACGGCCTGCGCGGGCTGCCTCTGGACGCCGACGGACAACGGGAGCGGGGGGCGGAAGCTGCCGATGTTCGACCTGCTGAGCCGGTTCAGCAAGGCATTCGCGCCGGGGAGCACGTACGAGAACGTCTCCGTCGCCGCCGACGACGTGCCCAACGTCCGGGTCCTGGCCACCGACAGGACCGTTCTGGTGGTGAACACCCTGAATCGGCAGATCAGCGCTGAGATCGACGGGAAGCGGTTCGAGATGGGGGCCTACGAGGTCAAGTGGCTCACCCGCTGA
- a CDS encoding MarR family winged helix-turn-helix transcriptional regulator has product MQNSEALALAAALLAAAGDLTQRINDGVVARGFEARPAWGFAFTRLAPDGATVTELAGHLGVTKQAASQLVDEIVRKGYAERRPHPGDARARLVVLTERGWACTRAAEEAAAEAVQGWTDVLGESEVRALCDRLGRIAPYGPIRPAW; this is encoded by the coding sequence GTGCAGAACTCTGAAGCCCTCGCCCTGGCCGCCGCCCTGCTCGCCGCCGCCGGTGATCTGACCCAGCGCATCAACGACGGGGTGGTCGCCCGGGGGTTCGAGGCGCGGCCCGCCTGGGGTTTCGCGTTCACGAGGCTCGCGCCGGACGGGGCCACGGTCACCGAGCTCGCCGGGCATCTCGGGGTGACCAAGCAGGCGGCGAGCCAGCTGGTCGACGAGATCGTGCGCAAGGGGTACGCCGAGCGGCGCCCGCACCCCGGTGACGCCCGGGCCCGGCTCGTCGTGCTGACCGAGCGGGGGTGGGCCTGCACCCGAGCGGCGGAGGAGGCCGCGGCGGAGGCCGTGCAGGGGTGGACCGATGTACTCGGTGAGAGTGAAGTGCGCGCGTTGTGCGACCGATTGGGGCGAATCGCTCCCTATGGTCCCATCAGGCCCGCCTGGTGA
- a CDS encoding DUF402 domain-containing protein: MSANSPEPVLRVDVVLLKAGRTKIRYEAEVLGDDGTRVTVRAPWAGEGVRDFGFVRFEPGDVFTEHYWRDRWYAVKEVRTADGTLKGWYCDITRPATLDGPELVVEDLDLDLWVSADGTEVLRLDEDEFEESGLRESDPEAASAAWAALIELEQRTQPGGAGNFPPL; encoded by the coding sequence ATGTCCGCGAACTCACCTGAGCCCGTCCTGCGTGTGGACGTCGTCCTGCTCAAGGCGGGCCGCACGAAGATCCGTTACGAGGCCGAGGTCCTCGGTGACGACGGCACCCGCGTCACGGTCCGCGCTCCCTGGGCCGGAGAGGGCGTCCGCGACTTCGGCTTCGTCCGCTTCGAGCCCGGCGACGTGTTCACCGAGCACTACTGGCGCGACCGCTGGTACGCCGTCAAGGAGGTCCGCACGGCCGACGGCACCCTGAAGGGCTGGTACTGCGACATCACCCGCCCGGCGACGCTCGACGGCCCCGAACTGGTCGTGGAGGACCTGGACCTCGACCTGTGGGTCTCGGCGGACGGCACGGAGGTGCTCCGCCTGGACGAGGACGAGTTCGAGGAGAGCGGCCTGAGGGAGAGCGACCCGGAGGCGGCGTCGGCGGCATGGGCAGCGCTGATCGAACTGGAGCAACGGACGCAACCCGGGGGCGCGGGGAACTTCCCACCCCTCTAG
- a CDS encoding lytic polysaccharide monooxygenase: protein MPARRKAATVVAGLTPLALTALAAAPAVAHGSMADPVSRVAQCYAEGPESPKSQACRAAVAAGGTPSGGGTQALYDWNGIRIGDANGRHQELIPDGRLCSANNDEFKGLDLARADWPATSVRSGSYTFKYRVTAPHKGTFTVYLTKPGYDPTQPLAWDDLDLSHPVATATDPVASGGFYTFSGTLPERSGKQLLYAVWQRSDSPEAFYSCSDVTFGGGSGGSSGSGGTAGGSAPAPSASAPSEEQIEDGTDRSTVEHHGHGDDDAGTSAEPVAEAASVPANDVKAAGTSQHLAETGGDSSTSYLAMGGAAMLAVGAAILFGSVRRRAVTGGGRQGR, encoded by the coding sequence ATGCCCGCACGCCGCAAGGCCGCAACCGTCGTCGCCGGCCTGACCCCGCTCGCCCTGACCGCCCTGGCCGCCGCGCCCGCGGTCGCGCACGGCTCGATGGCCGACCCGGTGAGCCGGGTCGCGCAGTGCTACGCGGAGGGCCCCGAGAGCCCGAAGTCGCAGGCGTGCCGGGCCGCGGTCGCGGCTGGGGGTACCCCCTCTGGGGGAGGCACCCAGGCGCTCTACGACTGGAACGGCATCCGCATCGGTGACGCGAACGGCCGGCACCAGGAGCTGATCCCGGACGGCAGGCTGTGCAGCGCGAACAACGACGAGTTCAAGGGGCTCGACCTGGCCCGCGCCGACTGGCCGGCGACGAGCGTGCGCAGCGGGTCGTACACCTTCAAGTACCGCGTGACAGCCCCGCACAAGGGCACCTTCACGGTGTACCTCACCAAGCCGGGCTACGACCCGACACAGCCGCTGGCCTGGGACGACCTGGACCTGTCGCACCCGGTCGCGACCGCCACCGACCCGGTCGCCTCGGGCGGCTTCTACACGTTCTCCGGCACGCTCCCGGAGCGCTCCGGCAAGCAGCTGCTGTACGCCGTCTGGCAGCGTTCGGACAGCCCGGAGGCGTTCTACTCCTGCTCGGACGTGACGTTCGGCGGCGGCTCCGGTGGCTCCAGTGGCTCCGGTGGCACGGCGGGCGGTTCGGCCCCGGCGCCGAGCGCCTCCGCGCCCTCCGAGGAGCAGATCGAGGACGGCACCGACCGGTCGACGGTGGAACATCACGGGCACGGTGACGACGACGCCGGTACGTCGGCGGAGCCGGTGGCCGAGGCGGCGAGCGTTCCGGCCAACGACGTGAAGGCGGCGGGCACTTCGCAGCACCTCGCCGAGACGGGTGGGGACAGCAGCACGTCGTATCTCGCGATGGGCGGCGCCGCCATGCTCGCGGTCGGCGCCGCGATCCTGTTCGGCTCGGTGCGCCGGCGCGCGGTGACCGGCGGCGGACGGCAGGGCCGCTGA
- a CDS encoding GNAT family N-acetyltransferase, translated as MTVIVRDLRPRDPADVESFAHVRHLALPFMLWTPAGVLHRLVHTHPDAHYRSLVAEEDGEVIGTAQIGLAEDSQEPGHGYLNIYVRPDRTRRGAGDLLVRTAEEHLAAHGATKLYSWVLDEPQNRAFAERHGYRPTRPAHFLRLDLTKATLPPLQSPPPGVELRTAADFADDPRPFYELDAETTVDEPSDGDATFTGYETWIEENWKHPLLDRALTTIALVDGRPAAFSAVHTDGAGRYATAMTGTARAFRGRGLAKLAKNASLHRARAAGFTEALTGNDATNEPMLAINKWFGYEIRATEVRHVRELT; from the coding sequence ATGACCGTGATCGTGCGCGACCTGCGCCCCCGGGACCCGGCCGACGTGGAGAGCTTCGCCCACGTCCGCCATCTGGCCCTTCCGTTCATGCTCTGGACCCCGGCCGGTGTGCTGCACCGCCTCGTCCACACCCACCCGGACGCCCACTACCGCTCCCTCGTGGCCGAGGAGGACGGCGAGGTGATCGGCACGGCCCAGATCGGCCTCGCCGAGGACAGCCAGGAGCCCGGCCACGGCTACCTCAACATCTACGTACGCCCGGACCGCACCCGGCGCGGCGCCGGCGACCTTCTCGTCCGCACCGCCGAGGAGCACCTGGCGGCGCACGGTGCGACCAAGCTGTACTCCTGGGTCCTCGACGAGCCGCAGAACCGCGCTTTCGCCGAACGGCACGGCTACCGGCCCACGCGACCCGCCCACTTCCTCCGCCTGGACCTAACGAAGGCCACGCTGCCCCCGCTCCAGTCCCCTCCTCCGGGCGTCGAACTGCGCACGGCCGCCGACTTCGCGGACGACCCGCGCCCCTTCTACGAGCTGGACGCGGAGACCACCGTGGACGAACCGAGCGACGGGGACGCCACCTTCACGGGCTACGAGACCTGGATCGAGGAGAACTGGAAACACCCGCTCCTCGACCGCGCCCTGACCACGATCGCCCTCGTCGACGGCCGCCCCGCCGCCTTCAGCGCCGTCCACACCGACGGCGCCGGCCGCTACGCCACCGCCATGACGGGCACCGCCCGCGCCTTCCGGGGCCGCGGTCTGGCCAAGCTCGCCAAGAACGCCTCCCTGCACCGCGCCCGCGCCGCGGGATTCACGGAGGCCCTCACGGGCAACGACGCCACCAACGAACCCATGCTCGCGATCAACAAGTGGTTCGGCTACGAGATCCGCGCCACGGAGGTACGCCATGTCCGCGAACTCACCTGA
- a CDS encoding DUF5925 domain-containing protein, producing MSANPHDALPIRLNVDDSDSPSDVVDALFLGRFATGEQPYSHAANIDRVRTGATLLPAGARVLRVARDDDRSATLAEGDGWTLLISRWNRGADVTVTATDPELAKKVLDQATDGAADEPEPQPENVTMGFWYVSPRRGPHRTTRQISAGTWDEVRENYTAPVADAMDRLMKTTPEDIAGRLLLLHGPPGTGKTSALRTLARSWRDWCQVDCVLDPERLFSDVGYLMDIAIGEEDSTGKGRWRLLLLEDCDELIRGEAKHTAGQALSRLLNLTDGLLGQGRNVLVGVTTNEDLERLHPAVVRPGRCLARIEVGPLTRREAVGWLGAEEGVGREGATLAELYALRRGTSPTAVPEPRPGADAGLYL from the coding sequence ATGTCTGCGAACCCACACGACGCGCTGCCGATCCGGCTCAACGTCGACGACAGCGACTCGCCGTCCGACGTCGTCGACGCGCTGTTCCTCGGCCGCTTCGCGACGGGCGAGCAGCCGTACTCCCACGCGGCCAACATCGACCGGGTCCGCACCGGGGCCACGCTCCTCCCGGCGGGCGCGCGGGTGCTGCGGGTCGCCCGCGACGACGACCGCAGCGCCACTCTCGCCGAGGGCGACGGCTGGACCCTGCTGATCTCCCGCTGGAACCGCGGCGCCGACGTCACCGTCACGGCGACCGACCCCGAGCTGGCCAAGAAGGTCCTCGACCAGGCCACCGACGGCGCGGCGGACGAGCCGGAACCCCAGCCGGAGAACGTGACGATGGGCTTCTGGTACGTCTCCCCCAGGCGCGGCCCGCACCGCACGACCCGGCAGATCTCGGCGGGCACCTGGGACGAGGTCCGGGAGAACTACACGGCGCCGGTCGCGGACGCGATGGACCGCCTGATGAAGACGACCCCGGAGGACATCGCGGGCCGTCTGCTGCTGCTCCACGGCCCGCCCGGCACGGGCAAGACCTCCGCCCTGCGCACCCTGGCCCGCTCCTGGCGGGACTGGTGCCAGGTGGACTGCGTCCTGGACCCCGAGCGGCTGTTCTCCGACGTCGGCTACCTGATGGACATCGCGATCGGCGAGGAGGACTCGACGGGCAAGGGCCGCTGGCGGCTGCTGCTCCTGGAGGACTGCGACGAGCTGATCCGCGGCGAGGCGAAGCACACGGCGGGCCAGGCGCTGTCACGCCTGCTGAATCTCACCGACGGTCTGCTGGGCCAGGGACGCAACGTCCTGGTCGGCGTCACCACCAACGAGGACCTGGAGCGCCTGCACCCCGCCGTGGTCCGCCCCGGCCGCTGTCTGGCCCGGATCGAGGTGGGCCCGCTGACCCGCCGCGAGGCGGTGGGCTGGCTCGGCGCCGAGGAGGGCGTGGGCCGGGAGGGGGCCACCCTTGCGGAGCTGTACGCACTGCGCCGGGGGACGTCGCCGACGGCGGTGCCGGAGCCGCGGCCCGGGGCGGACGCGGGGCTCTACCTGTAG
- a CDS encoding GNAT family N-acetyltransferase yields MTNQEIRPAGEADVPAVKAVTDAAYEHYIERIGRVPQPMERDHAANVAAGQVFVTGDPVVGLVVVEEHADHLYLDNIAVRPDAQGQGVGGRLLRFVEAHARALRLPEVRLCTNAMMWENQEIYPKFGYEVVERRVDGPYDRVHYRKRLV; encoded by the coding sequence ATGACGAACCAGGAGATCCGACCCGCGGGCGAGGCCGACGTGCCCGCCGTGAAAGCCGTGACCGACGCGGCGTACGAGCACTACATCGAGCGCATCGGACGGGTGCCGCAGCCCATGGAGCGGGACCACGCGGCGAACGTGGCCGCGGGGCAGGTGTTCGTGACGGGCGACCCGGTGGTCGGGCTCGTGGTGGTCGAGGAGCACGCGGACCATCTGTACCTCGACAACATCGCCGTCCGCCCCGACGCCCAGGGACAGGGCGTGGGCGGACGGCTGCTGCGGTTCGTCGAGGCACACGCGCGTGCGCTGCGGCTGCCCGAGGTCAGGCTCTGCACCAACGCGATGATGTGGGAGAACCAGGAGATCTATCCGAAGTTCGGTTATGAGGTCGTGGAACGGCGTGTGGACGGGCCCTATGACCGCGTCCACTACCGCAAGCGACTGGTCTGA
- a CDS encoding cupin domain-containing protein has product MPVVRSSEAVTHEIHGARFVSYATPLSGAKELCAWRGEIPAGTKAPAHTVNREEIFHLLIGELLVTLDGSGHRITAGDTVIVNPGVTFAVENPTDHTALTWVTTSIGLEAELADGTRITPPWAN; this is encoded by the coding sequence ATGCCCGTAGTCCGCTCGTCCGAAGCCGTCACCCACGAGATCCACGGCGCCCGTTTCGTCTCGTACGCCACTCCCCTCAGCGGCGCCAAGGAGCTCTGCGCCTGGCGCGGTGAGATCCCCGCGGGGACGAAGGCACCCGCTCACACCGTCAACCGCGAGGAGATCTTCCATCTGCTCATCGGCGAGCTCCTGGTCACCCTCGACGGCTCCGGCCATCGGATCACCGCGGGCGACACGGTAATCGTCAATCCCGGGGTGACCTTCGCCGTAGAGAACCCCACCGATCACACCGCCCTCACCTGGGTCACCACCTCCATCGGCCTGGAGGCGGAACTGGCCGACGGCACCCGCATCACTCCCCCGTGGGCCAACTGA